In Styela clava chromosome 10, kaStyClav1.hap1.2, whole genome shotgun sequence, the sequence gttcaaaaaataaaataacttttcaaGCATGATTAAAGCGAAAcgatttgaatattaaaaacaattaaTGACGTTTATCTGTATATACTTTCATGCAAACGTTACGCTTTATTTTTGAAGTATGCtatttatattatcaatatCATACATCTATATTTGACAGTTCAAATCGGCAGTGACACGCAATGTTTGTTGTGTATAATCAAACGCTTATCCTTATCTCCAATGTTATATAATGTTTTGTTTAATCTTTGTCCAAGGAATTCGTGCACGCATCTGTTCACGTAATTTGCATGTAGATGCAATACCTACAATAGAACACTTGTGCAAATACCTCCTGATTTTAGAATTTAATCGAATCTTTTTTCCGAATCAAATCTCAAATACTTGAAATGCAAATGCATGTGTATGTGACTCTTTTATTATGAAAGGTCTTCCAGACAAATAGGGGTCACGGGCCTCTTAATAGAATACAATCCTGATAGAATCCAAATCAGTCCTAACAAAATTCGCAATAGCACAAAAATAGCGCAATGAAAACATGCTCTGTATCAAACATCAAGTCAAACTGTGACGATGACACCACCACGGAGCATGGCATTCCGTGACACGCTTTGTCTAGCTGATGCCTGTCAATCAAGCAGATATTTGCGGTCACAACAGCGCTTACTaagtaaaaaattgaataacatTCCGACATTATCAGATGCAATCAATGGAAATGACAATTATATGGAATTTGTTGCATGCGAAAAACTTGGTGTACTTGTTATTTACTGGCACGATGATGGACATCGGGTAAAGGTGTCTCATCGTCATTTCGAACAGTATTGTGAAGTTGTACTCTTTTATTATTGCATCACATTTTGCTATTATGATGTCAAATTTTTACTcattacgtcactttttcgTTATAAATTTCTTTGTAAATGGACGTCACATTTATATTATGTAAATTCTTTTCAAGAGAGTATGACGTCACATTCTGCAATAAAAGAGTCACATTTCGGGCACTATGACGTCGAAATATTggtttatgacgtcacatttttGTCTATGACATTTCTTTCAATatgatataaattttacttttaattttttatcgataattttatattatgcAGAATTCTTAGCTTCGAATTCCAAACATCAGGATGTAAATTGTGATGAAACATCTATCACCCTTGACGCAATTACGTAGAAACTTAAATGAGGATAATACCACGTCCTTTCAGTGAACCTACATCAAACTTAATCATATCTAATTATATAAAGCGTTTATACTTAAAGACGTTTCGATTGTTTCCAAAACAAACTTTATCCTTCAATGGTTTATACTGAATGAAATAATCCATGACAATTATAAGATTTACTCAGACAAAATCACAAAGAGAAACGTTAGATTGGTTTCAGTTAGGTTCTCTCAGAACAAGTTTATATTTACGAAACTTCCGGAGTAATTGGGATCAATGTCAGACCATCAAATTCAGAACattttgggacctcctgaagtatgcgcaccaagatggcgcacagcctgaactcaggttgtgtaccaggtcagggttcaggttgtgcgacatcttggtgcgcatacttcaagagtactACATTTTGAGTTACCTCTACCATGCACTAGTGCAAAAGCATACAAATAAAACTGGTGATACCAACAAAAAACTCAATCAATAGCaaataatgtaaatattctaGAATTCTAAATAAACATAACTTTTATGCAAAGCGTCCTTGATTACACAAACTTTTGTGTACAATCATGCACAAGCAGTAGTTCAAGTGTTGAATTTTTGCAGAAGTAATTAATTAAGAAAGTTATGAATTCCGTTTTTGGAGTCACTCTGTGCAAAAAATTAGTAAACAATAAAAATCTAGTTTATACCAATAATACCCATATTGTTTGTACAGGCCATGTGGTTGTAATTGTTTctattatttcaaacaattccGTATTGTTGACGTCATAATCGCTTCATAATCTCGCGACCTTCAAGTCACCTGGAAGCTATGAATtggaaaatatttacatttaaacCTTTTATACACTAATTATATAAAAAGAATAAAGCAATTAGGGAAGAATGTTACTGGTACCACAAATATTTACCGGTTTAATGACaatgtgtaatttaatttaacGGTTGACCACAGTTCGGTAAACAAccatttgaattttattttcaaatttataatttgaagaTGACTCTAAGGTCGAGAAATTTAGTTACGATAATGACGTCAACAATAGTTATTGtttgcaaataataataaaaaatgccACTTCGTGACTTGCCATTAACAtattatcgggaaatatgataCGATTATTCTTACGTTAAAAAAACGATTCTTCGTTgctttattacaaaaaatatattagaatttcaatttcaatgtAATTAGTTATTTATCATAAGTGATTTTCTGAGAATTAATATAATCTGACTACGCCCCTCCTACGCCCATTTTAAAGCCAAACGCACATTCCTCTATCTCTAATCATATGGAATCGGTACTTAACTCTTTGGTTGAAGAGAAGCCACACACAAGTCTCAACTTTCTATTTAAAGGGGTGTTCCCATATTTCAGAGGAtggtagatattttgttattggCGTTAAAACTATTTTGTAACTTGTCAGTTGTTCTCAAACAGTGGGGCCCCTCACAAGGGGCATCGACAATTTTTCAAGGGAGCGTtaagttaattaaaaataaaaatatatcttagatttgattttgtccGCCTTGTttggaatatttacatttgttatatatttaatattcaggTTCCACCACGTATTttcgaagttttttttaaaaaacatactttcgccttactatatgTTGTTTGTAGTTGATTGTGAGGTAGTTATTTTGGGGATGGTGGGGCGAGACTTCCTGAAAGGTGCGAGGCTAAAAATGTTTGGGAACCCCTTTTCtagatattcaaatacaatttcatTTACGTTGAGAATGAAAGTGCGGTTACCCACTTAAAATTAGGAAGGTGTATGTGTTCACTTCTGGAGGGTGTAAGAAAATTTACTGAATTTTATTTATAGTGCCTGAACGTCATTGTTTACGACTATCGTTTAAGTCATTGTTTACGtctattctaaaaaaaattgggtgctccagaagtatgcgcaccaagatgtcgtacaacctgaatcctaaccggtacacacatactactttcaggttgtgcgccatcttggtgcgcatacttcaggaggtccaaaaattgtgtgtttgaaatattttagtcGAGGTATACTCCTCTTGAAAGTGTATGGAAATTACTGAACACAAGTATGCCAAATCATTTGCTTCTTCATTTCTACAGAGTATTTTTCCGAGTGATGGCGTGTGAACCATCATAAAATACTGGAACCATATGTTTCCAAAAATGTGTGGCAGTGGCTATTTTTCAAAAGTCTTGTTATAAAGCCTCACTTTAGTCTCATGAAACGTCACAGAAGTATGTTAGTGTCCAGAAAGACTTTTAAATCACTTATAGTAGGTATCATATATGATTATTTCatgggtactctcgtagtatgtgtaacacaTTAGAGTTAGGCCAATATTTTAtcccgattttctttattttatttctactacgagttcgggCACTGTTTgagttagccaaatgaatataccctctACCAATAGGTTTCAGTTTCTTTATATAACTTTATGTAacgtgggcgaacaaaattagttacctccatataggtacacacacttttgggtCGCCcattttatgtaaaataataaaaattgttgcCTTATTGAACTATAGCTTGAGaaattcaacaaaacaacaatatAGTGGAGTTCAAAAGAccatgtaattaaaaaaaattacaaatgatttTTTAAGAACTTCGCTAACCTAGTCACGCCCTACCAACGCACATTTTTGAAAAGAAACAATTTTCATTGTTGTGATTCATATCAGCTCTACAGCGCCATGTCACGGTTCTGACCAAAGAGCAACTTAACACCAAGATTTGCAAAGAAGGAGGATAAACTGAATGTATTGTACTGAAATAGAGCGTTTGCTAAGACTAATACGATTTTTAAAAATCGTGATTTTTTTCTGTCTGTATTTGCTACACACTTTATCACATTCCAGGGTGATGTAGCGGACGCAGGGAGTCCACCATAGATATACCGCCCGATCATGAAAAATTGGTGTTCACTCTGAGTAATTCACTCTTTTTATGCTACACAAAAGGGCTATAAACTTTCTTACAATGATCAAATGTGGATGTTGATCACATCGTATTTAATCCAAGACGCCAATATAGTTCGATGCAGAGCTAATCATTTGGCCTTCGCCATCAAATCttaaaattataacaaaaaaatactaAGTATTGATAACACGAAAAACTGAATATATTTGCATGATAAAACTCTGAAAAACTGAATATTTACATTAGACACGTCTATTAAACGAAAATAGAATAAGAAATTTACCGTCAAGCCACTGATATCTCATGATGTAAAAGGCCTACTAATGTGGCTTACCATCTAATCTCAGAAGTtcttaaaagaaaaaatattaggTCTTAATAACACGAAAAACTGAATATATTTGCATGAAAAAAAACtatgaaatgagaaaaatatgaataactgaatatttactCTGGACACGTCtataaaacgaaaataaaataaaaaaaattgaatttcttaGCTACATTTGAATATCTTTGCATGAAAAGAGAAAtcattgaaaaaagaaaaatactcaAAAATGTAAAGAAATGAATATTCACTCTGGACACGTCTATGAAACGAAAATAAAAagcgctcctgtagtatgtgaatcaagatggtggacaccgcaacgtagtatgtgtaccataattttattttttccttctTTTGTTCTATtgtgagttcggggactagccaagtgactcccgtagtatttgtacctaaaattatggcctaaccctaacctggtacacactacgTTCtcgtgtccgccatcttggtataaATACTGCAAgattatcaaataaaataagaaatttatCGTCCACGGCTACGCTACAGTAAAATACATTTGCATGAAAAGTGAATAcaataaaaagagaaaaaactCTAGAATATGaagaagtccaagtttcatatTCAAACATAACCTCGGCATCGGCTGATGTGATGCTTCGCAGATTTCTAAGAATTTTCAGAATGATATCCACACCAAGGTGTTGCATACCAAGGTCCATTTTTCCTCCGAGATCCTTAATATGTTTGATAACTTTAACATATTTGCGAGCACACTCGGCAATTTCATATGCAGCCGTATCTAGGTCGGAGTACGTAACATGCGGCTCAGTCGCCCAAGAAAGCAATATAGGAGCTTTTATATAGActttatcaatatatttattggtgctcccgaagtatgcgaaccaagatggcggacatcggaacgtaacatgggtaacaggttagggttaggcgataatttctttccaatttgccttattttagtcctattatcagttcgaagactagccaagagcctcccgtagtatttatacctaaaattatggcctaaacctaacctagtacacatattacattccgatgtccgccatcttggttcgcatacttcgggagcccctctTTATTGGTCATTTATGTTACCCATGTGTGAGGAGCTGCTAACACTTGAAGGATTCAAATCTGAGTAGCATCCAATGCAAACATAGTTGATGTTCACATTGGATCAATGACCTAGGACAGgagtgtgcaaactgcggccgcGGTCCAAATGCGGTCaacgaaaaaaaattgtttgtctGCAAAGAAGTgctaattttgaatggtgtacgGCCCTCggaacgagtttttaatttagttttattagtACGGGTGATTAATTCAATTTCTTTGCGTTGCAAAGGTTATACCTGTACTTGTGCGaggcgaacaacgcatgtcataaaatcaataaccaaaatttttgcgcGTGAAATACTAAAAAGCTTATGTTAAATGCAGAtgtggcccgcggtttcacccagttatttgtatctgaaccTCCTGTATTgaagtttgcacacccctgatataaACTATCGAATAGAAAGTAGCGGAACCTTTAGACGGTATTTTCAGAACCATTGCGTACAGCGGAATCCCGAGTAAAAACCATTCTTATAATGTAATACTTTTGATTCAAGGTACACACCATATTCGGAGTATGAAGACCCAAGTCAGTTGAAAGGCGAAGCAAGTAGCACACCCCTGGCCTAGCGCCAGACTATGATGGCATTGCAGATTGCACGTCCCAGGTTCAAGCCTAAAGCAGATAGTGTAATTTAAAGTGTACTTCTCATCTTGAAGAGTTAATTAAAAGAATTATTATACATGATTATAACATTCTAATTTGGGTTGCGGGCTTTGCCAAGACAATCAAATGATCAACCTTAGAGTTTAGCATCAATTCCGGCTTGTATTTTCTGGTTCAACAAATATCGTGATCTCggaatacaaatataataaatgagagttttgaaattttcattcatttgaaaACAGTCACTGTGTCGGGATTTCCCCGGAATTGAACTAAAATTCATTCATCTTTAGAACGCAGGCGTAAGCGCTTCAACAATTCTTCAGTGATTGTTATTACCTCCTTTTTCTGGCCTTCGTATTCCCAGTCTTTTGAAGCGTTGTATGATGTTAGGGCATCCAGGAAGTATTTTTCAGCTTCGGTGTAATTTCCTAATATCTTATGAGCCACTCCTGTGTTGTGTAGTAATCCACCATATAAATAGTGCTCCATTGCCTTGCTTTCGTATTTTCTCTCAAACAAATCCATCGCTTGGCGATTAAACTTGATCCCATCTAAATCGTGACCTAACCTTAAATGACACGCACCTACGATACATAAAGTACCAGTTTCATATTCAAACATAACCTTGACATCGGCTGATGTGATGCTTCGTAGATTTCCAAGCATTTTTAGAATGATATCCACACCAAAGTCTTTGGCTATTGTGTGCATTTTTCCTCCGAGATCAATCATATGTCCGATGACTCTATCATAATAGTAAGCGCAATCGTCGATTTTTTGTGCAGCCTTATCTGGGTCGGAGTCCGTAACATGCAGCTCAGCCGCCCAAGAAAGCAGAATAGCAGCTTTGATATAGGATGAATTATCAATGTATTTATCGGCCATTTTTTTTACCTCGGCTGCTTTGGGTctatttgatgacgtcatcaatttCTTGATCTCGctcaaacaaaaatttgcttTTGATTTTCTTCCTGCCATGTAAGAGTTGTGAAGCTCATCCAGTAACGATTGCAAAGTACGTTCTTGCCTTTTGATTGGTTTTATAGCGTCTGGTGTTGATGTATCTATAACAAAAAGTTTGTCgtttataaattaaattaaattcatgAGGGCAGTGGGTCCAAAGGTTGATTGACCGGGGgcaaaattagaatcggaaggATAATCGCGGGCCGGGAGAGCGGAGATCCCGCAATGCCGATACCAGTACGTATAATCAAGATAACGGTATAGTTGAATTGTCACGAATATAGTTACAATGGCGCTCTCGTAGTAAGGtgactaagatggcggacaccggaacgtagtacgtgtaccaggttagggttaggccataattttaattcaattttccttgttttagttatattacgcttttgtggactagccaagtgactcccgtagtatttatacctgaaattatggcctaaccctaacctggtacacatactacgttccggtgacCGCCATCTTAGCATACTACATGGGTGCCGTTGGCATTGTTACAAGTCTATTTATACAAAAGTCTATTGACCCATTGAGGTAAATGTCTGTGGACTGTctctgttagccaagtgaatataccccctgtccataggtttcagtgcCTTTACACAGCTCgttgtaaagtaggcaaacaaaattagttacgttACGTTGTTGGCGTTGAGGTTCGACTTCTCAAGTTCAAACCATTATCCTATATTTATTAGTGGTTTTTAGTTTCGAATTGTGTTTAAAACTAAAACAATTAAATCTCATTTGAACCGTTTATCTCAACCGGGTAGCCATTCTTTCCCAAAGAGATATTTTGCCGTTCTTGGGAGGGATTTTGCTTTGAATTCTCtctgtttttattaatatttctttttatcaCTATAATCTTTACTTAATTACACTATAAACTACTTGAACTATACAAAAACGGGAATACGAATTGCTCATAACACTGGCTAGGGATCCATTAAAATTACATTAATAAAGCACTATTCATGCTTACTGAGGAAGGAATAAAGAGTCCCAAAATAGACGAAGGAAAGAATTTGCCCTacagcagggtttcccaaactttttgggcctcGTACCcctgtttttgaattttatttttgacggaCCAACATGCTATGCCTTCTCAATTTCTATGTCTAACCATTTTAAAAGCATTTTCGGACAGCAATGGATATTCTTCTGTCACGATCAACCAAAAAATGCAGTGACTTTTTGTTTAAAATCAACCATTAAAGATTAGAGACTTTTCACATCGTTGCGgaccacagtttgggaacccctgttctagagaAACTGCTTTTATCAAAAACTATATTTGAGGGACACGCCATCATGCTGAGTTTATCGAAAAATATCACCCAAGGTTCAAAGGTAATAAGTTAAAGATCAGAAGCTATTCACCTTTTACTTTTGACTTTTTTTCCTTGGGCTTGGAGGTCGTTGCTTCTGAGTTTCTAAAGATTTAAAATAGTATTTGTACTGCAAAGATTGAAAAATTGTTCAGAACGCTCAGTTATATGACGAGCCCTGGCCTATTGCCCGAATTCAAGTAGGGATATATTAATAGCTGAGTCGTGCATTTAAAGCATTTAGCAATACTTTCGCGTATATTCATCTAGCTTGGGTTTTAAACCAATGCAAAGTCACATAAGGTAATCAGCCCGGCTCGGGAAAGTGTATTTTTACCCCTAGACGGCAAGGGTTGCAAGATTGCAATTGGTAGATGAGAGGCGAGCGGAGTTTGAGATTCGAAGTTGAATCCGGAGTGCTAATTATGAAAAAAACGGATCCGGAGTCAAATTTATGGACTTCTTGCAAAGTAACAAGAACTAATCACTAATCACCATGGCTTGGGAAAGTGTATTTTTACCGCTAGACGCTAAGTTGTGCAAGATTTGCAATTGGGAAATGGGAGATGAGCGTAGTTTCATATTCGATGTTGAATTCGGAGTCATAATTAGGAAATAATCGCGGAGTCGGAGCCAATTTTATGGATTTTCGCAGAATtctatattgaatttttttttggggggggggaggggggatAGGAAGAACATGGATACTTAGAAcatggatatttacatttcattcattttggatatttacgttcgatccacatatttttttaatagaaCATACTTTCGCCCTGCTATCTcgtatttgtagcttattgtttattcaaggtggggcgcgagacttgataaattctaaaaaaaggGACGATGCCTAAAAAGTTCGAGATCGCCTGTTCTAAATGCTGGTAGGTTGGTGAAATTACAAAATGGCTACTCACACTCCTTCTGCTGCATCTTGACGATTTTCCAATGTTTTCAATCTCTTTTCGAACATTGCCATCCGCTCGAATAATATTTTATCGACTTCACGCAAATCTGAGAAAAATGAACTACGCGTGAGTTTggatattatttgaataaacttgATAACGAATATAGCTTTACCAAAGATTGGTAATAGGTCGGTGTATTTAGGATACTGTTTATGtaaaatgtcacacaaccttGTTAATATATAGTAATGATGCCTCTATACTGGACTTAAAAAATAATTCGAAGAAAAAtgatagatgttgttatacaggAGAATGAAAGAATCAACGGTGCCTCTGTCACCCCCTCAAATTCCATCTCTAGACCTGCCCTTTTCTATATTGAAATTAACTTTTTAGTATTTTTAATTGCCAGGTTTAACttgaatttaattaattaaaactcGTAACAACGCTTGCTAAAACAATTGTTGTATTTCGGGTGAATCAATTTGGCGGAGCAAATTCATCTGGAGTCAAATTTTTGAACTGGAGTTGTATCCGGAACCGGATTCCGGATAGCGTCTttaataaatattgttattttaaGTTGTGAGGTATAGTCGGAGTCGGAgaaatttgctttatttttgaattgatATTCCGATAGACGGAATCAATTTCAACCAAGATTCCGGACCCGGAGTTGAATATAAAGAGTTCAAATATGGCTAAtctaatgaaaaaatatattcggAGTCAATTTTTTGAACCGAAGTTCGAATCCGGAATCAGTTTCCAGCTAGCAGCATTGAGGGAAGTTGTTGTTCTATAGTTGTGAGGTAAAGCTggagtcaattttttttgaaaataatagatTCCGGATAGTCGAATAACATGGAGTCGAGTCGAGTCTGCATTCCTATATTTACCTTCTGAGCTTGTGGTTCTTCTATCAGGAGAGAAGTCTTCGTACGAAGTAAGCTGCGCAATATTAATTGTACTGAAATCTCTATCTTCGCTTCTTTTTTCTGAATGTTAAATAATTGGTTCAAATATCTGTGTTTAATTCAACTTTTTTGGTGGGGCGGAATCAAATGGAAATTTGCGTAACTCCTGGTCTGTACTGACCGAACTCTATGTTGTCGCGGAACCCAGTTTAAAAACCATTGATCTAGAGAGGTGGAgtcattttttaatgaaattccGGATCCGGAGTTAAATATAAAGTGCTATATATACGGAGTCAATTTTTTTACCGGGGTTTCGACTCGGAATCGGATTGAATGTGTCGGCAACCCCGCGGAACCCAGGTTGAAAACCACCGAACTAGAAagtcatttttttgaaaaggagAGATggagtcattttttttttttgaagatttcgGATCCGGAGTCAAGTGTTGAGtttaaatatagtaattttgaTGACAGAATAAATCCGGAGTCGTTTTTATGAACCGGATTATGGATCCAGTAACGGATTCCAGCCAGCGGCATTGAGAAATTTTGGTATTCAATAGTTTTGCGGTAGAGCCGGAGTCAATTTTTTTAAGTGAATTGTATCCGGTAAAGGGTTGgaggttttcaaatattgatttgAGAGTCGGATACTGGAATGACATGGAGTCGAATCGAGTCTGCATTCGTACTTTTACCTTCCGAGCTTGTGGTTCTTCTACCAGGAGAGAAGTCTTCGTACGAAGTAAGCTGCGCAATGTTAATTGTACTGAAATCTCTGTCTTCGTAATCACTTCTTTTTTCTGAAcggaaaataatttatttcaatatcctTGTATAAAATGAATGTACAGAATTGTAATATAGATTAGAAACAAGTTTGGTTTGGGACAGAAATTTGACCTGTTATTCGTTTTAATAATTTTACTGCATATAATCCATCACTGAGACAGTTCGCTTAGTTGTTACACACagtaaaaaaacattactaacTCGTTACTAACACATTACTACACTCGTTACTAAACATTACTAACATTACTAACATCAATAACTCACTGGAACATATACcagatattatttcaaaaatatagctTCAATGAAAAAGTTCGGTATTCCTAAGgaatgcgtaccaagatggacaacggaacgtagtatgtatttCAGGTTAAGGTTAgcccataattttaggtacaaatactacgggagtcacttgggtagtccccgaactagtaataaaactaaaataaggaaaattggaacaaaatcatggcctaacccgaacctggtacacatccgCCATCTTGATAAACATACTTCAGGTGTACCAAAAATTCACCTCGTCCCTTggtgaacaaaataaaacaagatggcgACGATTCGAAATTTAAGTGTTGGTAGATTCGAATAgtttattattcgattcgaatatttgattggAAATGCCCATCGCATAGGTTTCGGGGAACCTCCGCATTACATTTTGTTTACGTTCACATACCTGGTACATACTGGGCCTGTCTGTTCTGATCGTCTGGTTTAGAATTACTTGCTTCGCCTTTCAACTGACTTGGGTCTTCATACTCCGAATATGGTGCGGACCTTGAATCAAAAGTATTACATTATAAGAATGGTTTTTACTCGGGATTCCGCTGTACGCAATGGTTCTGAAAATACAGCCTAAAGGTTCCGCTACTTTTCATTCAAATTCGATAGTTTATATCAGGGGTGTGTAACTTCTAATTTAGGAGaaccagatacaaataactgggtgaaaccgcgggtcGCATCTTTAACATGGGATTACTAGTAGTTGTAGACAGATTTGATAGATCTTTTGACATGCGTTGTTTGAAATAGTTACTCAAGCATAGGCTTTGCAATGCAAACGGGTTAGAAATACTCGCACTAACCAGATTAAACGAAATTAAAAAgtcgtttcgcgggccgcacacaattcaaatttggcacttctccgcgggccgcacacaattcaaatttggcacttctccgcgggccgcacacaattcaaatttggcacttctccgcgggccgcacacaattcaaatttggcacttctccgcgggccgcacacaattcaaatttggcacttctccgcgggccgcacacaattcaaatttggcacttcttcgcgggccgcacacaattcaaatttggcacttctccgcgggccgcacacaattcaaatttggcacttctccgcgggccgcacacaattcaaatttggcac encodes:
- the LOC120345730 gene encoding uncharacterized protein LOC120345730; protein product: MAMFEKRLKTLENRQDAAEGVNSEATTSKPKEKKSKVKDTSTPDAIKPIKRQERTLQSLLDELHNSYMAGRKSKANFCLSEIKKLMTSSNRPKAAEVKKMADKYIDNSSYIKAAILLSWAAELHVTDSDPDKAAQKIDDCAYYYDRVIGHMIDLGGKMHTIAKDFGVDIILKMLGNLRSITSADVKVMFEYETGTLCIVGACHLRLGHDLDGIKFNRQAMDLFERKYESKAMEHYLYGGLLHNTGVAHKILGNYTEAEKYFLDALTSYNASKDWEYEGQKKEVITITEELLKRLRLRSKDE